The genomic window GATCGAGCGATTGCGACTTGCACCGACCGCACGATCTCTGCTGCGCTGAGCGCACAGCCCTGTCGACACGCCCAGCGAGATTGTGCAATAGCGAAGGAACTGCCCGACCCGCCACGACACGGGTTTCGGTTCTGTTAGAACCGAAATGACTGAGACAGTGGCTGGTCGAGAGTGGTTGTTCCGATGAAAATCTCGTCGATTTCGATGATCGGTGTCGTAGTTCTCGCTGCGGTGAGCGGGGTGCCTGCCCACGCGGCCGCCGACACGGGCTCGGCCGGGTCGCCGCCGGAAGTTTTCGCCGTGACGACGACCGCCGACGGTGCGGCAGCGAATCCGTTCGAGGGCCGATGCCGCACCACGACCGGCGAGTGCACGCTGCGCGCGGCGGTGCAGGCCGCGAATGTCCGGCCCGGCAGCACCATTCGGGTGCCCGAAGGACGGTACGTACTGACCATCCCACCGAACTTCTGGAATACCAACGGGCCCTTCATCGATCCGGCCACCGGCGACCTCGACGTCACCGCCGACACCACCATCGAAGGCGCGGGCCAGGACCGCACCGTCATCGATGCCGGACACCGCGACCGGGTGGTGCTGACCACGGCCCATGTCTCGATCTCCGGCCTGACCATCACCGGCGGCCGCGCGACCGAACACGAGATCCCGCTGTTCGAGACCGGCGGCGGTGGCATCGCCAACTCGGGCAAGCTGGTCCTCGACCACGTGACGGTCACCGGCAACGCCGCCGACTACGGCGGCGGCATCTTCAACATTCCGGTCGCGGACATGAAGGTGACCGACAGCATCATCACCGCCAACGCGGCGGGCGAAGCCGGGGGCGTGCGCTGCGACAACACCTGCACCTTCACCCGCACGGCCATCACCGACAACCACGTCGTCAATCCGCGCACCAAGTGGTACCGGATCGGCGGATTCGCGGGCCGCGGCGGCGGGCTCGATATCCGCGGGGTCGGCGAGGTGGTCCTCATCGACACCGTCGTCATGCGCAACAGCGCCGATGAGGGCGGCGGTGGCATCAATATCGCGCCCGCCTATCTCGACACACTGCCGTATCAGTTCACCGATGTCTTCAATCCCGGTATGGGACACCTGATCCTGCGCGGTTCGACCATCGCGCAGAACACCGCGGGCCTGGGTGAACAGAACTGCAAGAAGGTGTTCGCCGTCATCCTCTCCACCGGCGGCAATCTCAGCAACGACCACTCCTGCGATCTGACCGCGGCGGGCGACGAGGTCCGCCCCGACGCGGGCATCCGCTGAAACACCCACAACCAGAAGGAAATCCGCGATGGGTTCGTTCAATGTCGGCGACTGGATGACGACGCTCGGTCAGGCCTTCGCCTGGGTGATGTCGATGCTGGTGTCCGGCGCTACCGCCGGTTCGTCCTGATCAACTGGCACGGCGCCCGGCCGGATAGGTCCGGAAACCGCGGACAAGCGTGGCGGTAGCCCGGCCGGTCGCGGGGCGGATCGACCTATCCGGCAACAGCAGTCCCGGGTCGTGATCGAGCAACCGCCGCTCCAGCTCACGCAGGGCGGGTCCCGGTTCGACACCGACCTCCTCGATCAGTAACGCGCGCACCTTCCGTAGCTCCGCGAGCGCATCGGCCTGCCTGCCGCTGCGGAACAGGCCGACAACCAAGAGCTCCCAGCGCCGTTCGCGATACGGAGCTTGAATGACGGCCTCGCGCAACGCCGCGACAGCTCCCGCCGTATCCCCATCCGCCAACCTGGCAGCCTGCAATTCCTCGATCGCGAGCTCCCGCAGTTCCGTCAGTTTCGCCCGCGCCCCGCGCAGTTCCGGCGAATCCCCGAGCTCGACCCACGGTTGACCACGCCACAAGGCGAGACCCGCCCGCAGTGTGTCCACTGCCGCGGCGGCATGGCCGTCGAGCAGCGCATGCTGGCCCGCGCCAACGAGTTCGGCGAACCGCCCGT from Nocardia iowensis includes these protein-coding regions:
- a CDS encoding CSLREA domain-containing protein is translated as MKISSISMIGVVVLAAVSGVPAHAAADTGSAGSPPEVFAVTTTADGAAANPFEGRCRTTTGECTLRAAVQAANVRPGSTIRVPEGRYVLTIPPNFWNTNGPFIDPATGDLDVTADTTIEGAGQDRTVIDAGHRDRVVLTTAHVSISGLTITGGRATEHEIPLFETGGGGIANSGKLVLDHVTVTGNAADYGGGIFNIPVADMKVTDSIITANAAGEAGGVRCDNTCTFTRTAITDNHVVNPRTKWYRIGGFAGRGGGLDIRGVGEVVLIDTVVMRNSADEGGGGINIAPAYLDTLPYQFTDVFNPGMGHLILRGSTIAQNTAGLGEQNCKKVFAVILSTGGNLSNDHSCDLTAAGDEVRPDAGIR
- a CDS encoding AfsR/SARP family transcriptional regulator, coding for MDTTEHTAFDSGGAMSDGLGMHREVALMCRVLGPIEVEVDGVPVELRGPRPRQLLAALSFAAGAPVSNDVLAEHLWGPAPLGQPGANVRVVVHRLRAALGPHAGRMLELDRCGYRFTLSPEHTDHGRFAELVGAGQHALLDGHAAAAVDTLRAGLALWRGQPWVELGDSPELRGARAKLTELRELAIEELQAARLADGDTAGAVAALREAVIQAPYRERRWELLVVGLFRSGRQADALAELRKVRALLIEEVGVEPGPALRELERRLLDHDPGLLLPDRSIRPATGRATATLVRGFRTYPAGRRAS